In Aurantimicrobium minutum, the following proteins share a genomic window:
- a CDS encoding DUF1990 family protein — MTESARRSNYSADRSVSYGSVGATQAADVLVFPPQGFSSSQSEFRLGSGQERFDAASAALMTWGVPRGSRLEVLKIDQADSEGYAGLLFNEFGAPIAPTSDVLDQLYSSDGTPFLSAGTTIELAGVWAPSKISSSYRVIYVVREDRRMGYALGTLDFEPVIGEEYFGVEWREDDSVWAVVRSVTSIAEGRKYAWSAPLIRARQWWLRRHYVRALLPARSV, encoded by the coding sequence ATGACCGAATCAGCTCGTAGAAGCAATTATTCTGCCGATCGCTCTGTCAGTTATGGCAGCGTAGGAGCAACCCAAGCAGCGGATGTTTTGGTTTTCCCTCCGCAAGGCTTCTCCTCCTCGCAATCAGAGTTTCGCCTCGGTAGCGGTCAAGAACGTTTTGACGCTGCTTCTGCCGCGCTGATGACGTGGGGTGTGCCACGGGGTTCACGTCTCGAGGTCTTGAAGATAGACCAAGCAGATTCTGAAGGTTATGCAGGCTTGTTATTCAATGAGTTTGGTGCCCCGATTGCACCAACTTCTGACGTGTTAGATCAGCTCTATTCCTCAGATGGCACCCCGTTTCTTTCTGCGGGAACCACGATTGAACTCGCGGGTGTGTGGGCCCCGTCAAAGATTTCTTCCTCCTATCGCGTGATTTATGTCGTCCGCGAAGATCGTCGTATGGGTTATGCACTCGGAACTCTTGATTTTGAGCCCGTCATTGGCGAGGAATACTTTGGTGTGGAATGGCGCGAAGATGATTCAGTGTGGGCTGTAGTTCGCTCTGTCACCTCAATTGCTGAAGGTAGAAAATACGCCTGGAGTGCTCCGCTCATTCGTGCGCGACAGTGGTGGCTCCGTCGTCATTACGTGCGGGCTTTGCTTCCTGCCCGTTCGGTGTAA
- a CDS encoding histidine triad nucleotide-binding protein has translation MSEQTPSIFTKIINREIPAEILFENDRLIAIRDIAPQAPMHLLVIPKSENFQNVTELAAGDPQLLAEIVSTAHNLATLHSNGEYRLVFNTGESAGQTVFHVHAHVLSGGLQEHTLA, from the coding sequence ATGTCCGAACAGACTCCTTCGATTTTCACAAAAATCATTAATCGCGAAATACCAGCAGAAATTCTCTTCGAGAATGATCGCCTCATTGCAATCAGAGACATTGCTCCACAAGCTCCTATGCACTTACTCGTGATTCCTAAGTCTGAAAACTTCCAGAACGTCACAGAATTGGCTGCGGGAGATCCTCAGCTTTTGGCTGAAATAGTCTCCACCGCTCACAACTTGGCAACCTTGCACTCCAACGGTGAGTATCGCCTAGTCTTCAACACTGGTGAGAGCGCAGGTCAGACAGTTTTTCACGTACATGCACATGTACTCTCCGGCGGTCTTCAGGAGCACACACTTGCCTGA
- the holA gene encoding DNA polymerase III subunit delta — MAAKAKNSIPQFTWSTAEPAPLVLVTGAESFLADRATQRIRESLRAVDASLEVSDIDASSYTPGQLLTLASPSLFGEPRLIRVSDVEKCNDEFLLEMLDYVASPDRDTTVVLRHNGGVRGKKLLDTLRAGTGGAVEVVCAELKSDNDKYDFAAQEFRHAGRNISPSALRSLVQAFSGSGSELANACQQLIADAQGEITDRTVEDYYGGRVEATAFKVVDNAVAGRLGESLVILRHALQTGADPVPIVATFAAKLRLMAKLFGERRNAGELAGALGAAPWQIDRARKDLQGWTETGLGNAIEVIAETDANVKGASRDPIYSLERMVNVVARYGRR, encoded by the coding sequence CCCGCACCTCTCGTTCTCGTCACTGGAGCAGAAAGCTTCCTAGCAGATCGTGCTACGCAGCGAATACGCGAATCACTTCGTGCAGTAGATGCTTCCTTGGAAGTCAGTGATATTGATGCAAGTTCCTACACCCCTGGCCAACTCCTCACTCTCGCAAGTCCTTCTTTGTTCGGGGAGCCACGATTAATTCGAGTAAGTGACGTTGAAAAATGTAACGACGAATTTCTCCTTGAAATGCTTGACTATGTCGCATCTCCTGATCGAGACACGACTGTAGTTCTTCGTCATAACGGGGGAGTACGCGGTAAAAAACTTCTCGATACTCTCCGAGCTGGAACTGGTGGAGCCGTTGAGGTTGTATGTGCTGAGCTCAAGAGCGATAACGACAAATATGACTTTGCTGCCCAAGAATTTCGACACGCAGGTCGAAACATCTCACCAAGTGCACTGCGTTCGCTCGTCCAAGCATTTTCAGGTTCAGGTTCGGAACTTGCTAATGCCTGCCAACAACTTATTGCCGATGCCCAAGGTGAAATAACAGACCGTACCGTCGAAGATTATTACGGTGGACGAGTTGAAGCTACGGCATTCAAAGTCGTTGATAACGCTGTTGCCGGTCGGCTTGGAGAATCTCTTGTCATTCTTCGCCATGCCCTGCAAACCGGCGCTGACCCTGTTCCTATTGTTGCGACGTTTGCGGCAAAACTGCGTTTGATGGCCAAACTTTTCGGTGAGCGCAGAAATGCAGGAGAGCTAGCGGGAGCGCTGGGAGCGGCTCCATGGCAGATAGATCGAGCACGCAAGGATCTTCAAGGATGGACCGAAACCGGGTTAGGCAATGCCATAGAGGTCATCGCAGAAACAGATGCAAATGTTAAGGGGGCTTCGCGCGACCCTATCTATTCACTTGAACGCATGGTTAATGTGGTTGCACGTTACGGGAGACGTTAA
- the hrcA gene encoding heat-inducible transcriptional repressor HrcA, protein MVSQRGLEVLRVIVQDYVSSREPVGSKAIVDRHQFGVSAATIRNDMALLEEEELIVAPHTSSGRVPTDKGYRLFVDHLAEVKHITPTQKQAIDQFLDDSADFDELLGRTVRLLSQLTNQVAIVQYPTLGSTRIRHIELVSLGNRRALCVVISDNGQVEQKLIDLEVELSEQDLAQLCSGINAQVAGKLHSELSESITSLTSQVPKALIPAVTHIASALSDSIQANRQNKLVMAGTANLVRTGEDFSDSIYPVLDAIEEQVVLLKLLTEMKADADEVAVSIGREHSNSGLEQASLLSTGYSSAGEKATLGLVGPTRMDYSSNIASIRAVARYLTRVLDAR, encoded by the coding sequence ATGGTTTCACAACGTGGGCTTGAAGTTCTTCGCGTCATCGTTCAGGATTACGTTTCTTCACGTGAGCCCGTCGGTTCAAAAGCTATTGTTGACCGTCATCAATTTGGAGTATCTGCAGCGACAATACGTAACGATATGGCTTTGTTGGAAGAAGAAGAGCTCATCGTTGCCCCTCACACATCTAGCGGTCGAGTTCCCACAGACAAGGGATATCGCCTTTTCGTTGACCACCTTGCCGAAGTCAAACACATCACGCCCACGCAAAAGCAAGCCATCGATCAATTTCTCGATGATTCAGCAGATTTTGATGAACTCCTTGGTCGAACAGTTCGGTTGCTTTCTCAATTGACTAACCAGGTCGCTATCGTCCAATACCCGACATTGGGTTCTACCCGAATTCGTCACATCGAGCTCGTTTCACTGGGTAATCGTCGTGCTTTGTGCGTTGTGATTAGCGACAACGGCCAGGTCGAACAGAAATTGATAGACCTCGAAGTTGAGCTCAGTGAACAAGACCTTGCCCAGTTATGTTCTGGAATTAATGCTCAAGTAGCAGGGAAGCTTCACAGCGAGCTTTCTGAATCAATAACTTCGCTCACGTCCCAGGTGCCGAAAGCCCTGATTCCAGCAGTCACACACATAGCCTCCGCTCTGAGTGACAGCATTCAAGCTAATCGGCAAAACAAGTTAGTGATGGCGGGCACAGCAAACTTGGTGCGAACGGGCGAAGATTTCTCCGACAGTATCTACCCAGTTCTCGATGCCATTGAAGAACAAGTAGTCCTATTGAAACTATTGACCGAAATGAAGGCGGATGCTGACGAGGTGGCAGTAAGTATCGGCCGTGAACACAGTAATTCAGGCTTAGAGCAAGCAAGCTTGCTTTCCACTGGCTACAGCTCGGCTGGTGAAAAGGCCACGCTAGGGTTGGTCGGACCAACCCGAATGGACTATTCCTCCAACATCGCATCAATTCGTGCTGTTGCCCGATATCTCACTCGTGTGCTCGATGCACGCTAA
- the ybeY gene encoding rRNA maturation RNase YbeY: protein MSIEVNNESSFAIDEAALQRLATYCLDAMRVHPDADLALVLVDEGAMEQLHVQWMGEPGPTDVLSFPMDELRPGNDDVVTPPGVLGDVVLCPQVAEVQAEGAGHSTMDELLYLTAHGILHLLGFDHAEPDEEKEMFALQRDLIIGFTMAEKQRETS from the coding sequence ATGAGTATCGAAGTCAACAATGAATCTAGCTTCGCCATTGATGAAGCAGCACTCCAAAGATTAGCTACGTATTGCCTGGACGCTATGCGCGTTCATCCCGATGCAGATCTTGCCCTCGTCCTTGTTGACGAGGGAGCGATGGAGCAACTTCACGTTCAGTGGATGGGTGAACCAGGCCCTACAGATGTATTGAGCTTCCCCATGGATGAGTTACGTCCAGGTAATGACGATGTCGTGACGCCACCAGGTGTTCTCGGTGATGTTGTGCTGTGCCCTCAAGTTGCAGAGGTTCAAGCAGAGGGTGCCGGTCATTCCACAATGGATGAGCTGCTCTATCTCACCGCACATGGAATATTGCATCTTCTCGGGTTTGACCATGCTGAACCTGATGAAGAAAAAGAAATGTTTGCCCTCCAACGGGACCTCATTATTGGGTTCACCATGGCAGAGAAACAACGAGAGACTTCGTGA
- the dnaJ gene encoding molecular chaperone DnaJ — protein MADHYDVLGISRDASAEDIKKAYRRLARELHPDVNPDEAAQEKFKLVTHAYEVLSDPVQRQQYDLGPQAGFGGNFGGQGFSDFGDIFNTFFGGGQQRGPRSRMERGQDALLRVEVDLADVIFGVHKDIEIDTAVVCETCSGNCCQPGTSPVTCDICGGSGTIQRAVRSLLGNVMTSNPCGSCRGYGTTIPAPCTTCQGQGRVRASKTIPLDIPAGVDTGVRLHMAQAGEAGQAGGVPGDLYFEIKVNHHDVFSRDNDDLLCTLEVQMTDAILGTTVTVPGLDGEVTLEIKPGTQGSEVLTVKDRGITRLRGNGRGDLKVGIHVITPTKLSSKEKELISTFAKGRKQSAPALTHFQQGMFSKLRDRFFNA, from the coding sequence GTGGCTGATCATTACGACGTTTTAGGTATCTCACGTGATGCCAGTGCTGAAGATATCAAGAAGGCCTATCGCAGACTTGCACGTGAGCTTCACCCTGATGTGAATCCAGACGAGGCTGCACAAGAAAAATTCAAACTCGTCACCCACGCCTATGAAGTTCTCAGTGACCCCGTGCAACGCCAACAATATGATTTGGGTCCACAAGCCGGCTTTGGCGGAAATTTCGGCGGGCAAGGTTTTAGTGACTTTGGAGACATCTTCAACACCTTCTTCGGTGGAGGCCAGCAACGCGGTCCCCGCTCACGAATGGAACGTGGTCAGGATGCTCTACTGCGCGTAGAGGTAGACCTCGCCGATGTGATTTTTGGCGTTCACAAAGATATTGAAATTGATACAGCAGTGGTGTGCGAAACCTGTTCGGGAAACTGCTGTCAACCAGGGACTTCACCTGTAACCTGTGACATCTGTGGCGGATCAGGCACAATTCAACGTGCAGTTCGCTCCCTACTGGGAAACGTCATGACTTCCAACCCTTGTGGAAGCTGCAGAGGTTATGGAACCACCATTCCCGCACCCTGCACAACATGCCAAGGGCAAGGCCGTGTAAGAGCATCAAAAACTATTCCCCTGGACATTCCTGCAGGTGTTGATACAGGTGTTCGACTTCACATGGCTCAAGCAGGAGAAGCTGGTCAAGCAGGCGGCGTCCCCGGCGACCTCTATTTTGAAATAAAAGTCAATCACCACGATGTGTTCAGTCGTGACAATGATGACTTGCTGTGCACTCTAGAAGTTCAAATGACAGATGCCATCCTAGGAACCACAGTTACGGTTCCTGGGCTTGATGGTGAGGTCACGCTAGAGATTAAACCTGGAACACAAGGCTCCGAAGTTCTGACAGTAAAAGATCGAGGCATAACCCGCCTACGCGGAAATGGTCGCGGTGATCTCAAAGTGGGAATCCACGTAATTACTCCCACCAAGTTGAGCTCTAAAGAAAAAGAACTCATTTCAACATTCGCCAAGGGTCGAAAGCAATCCGCTCCAGCACTGACACATTTCCAACAGGGTATGTTCTCAAAGTTGCGCGATCGATTCTTCAACGCATAA
- the lepA gene encoding translation elongation factor 4 — MSPRSSKPLQPASTDPAKIRNFCIIAHIDHGKSTLADRMLQITGIVDDRSMRAQYLDRMDIERERGITIKSQAVRMPWDVDGQTYALNMIDTPGHVDFTYEVSRSLAACEGAILLVDAAQGIEAQTLANLYLAMENDLTIIPVLNKIDLPAADPEKYAKELADLIGGKPEDVLRVSGKTGMGVPELLDLVVEKIPAPVGQAEAPARAMIFDSVYDAYRGVITYVRVIDGMLKPRQRIQMMSTKASHELIEIGVSSPEPIPSEGLGVGEVGYLITGVKDVRQSKVGDTVTDFVKPATEPLPGYTDPKAMVFSGLYPIDGSDYPVLREALDKLKLSDASLNYEPETSVALGFGFRCGFLGLLHLEIITERLEREFGLDLIATAPSVPYEVTTEDKKTVTVTNPSEYPSGKIIKVSEPLVRAGILTPKDYVGTIMELCQSRRGNLLGMEYFGEDRVEMKYEIPLGEIVFDFFDHLKSRTQGYASLDYEEAGEQDSDLVKVDILLQGEQVDAFSAIVHKDKAYAYGLMMTERLKKLIPRQQFEVPIQAAIGARIIARETISAIRKDVLAKCYGGDITRKRKLLEKQKEGKKRMKMVGRVEVPQEAFIAALQGDDEVKKK, encoded by the coding sequence ATGTCTCCTCGTTCCTCAAAACCATTGCAGCCTGCGTCAACCGACCCAGCGAAGATTCGCAATTTTTGCATCATCGCTCATATTGACCACGGTAAGTCGACTCTTGCCGATCGCATGCTTCAAATTACTGGCATCGTTGATGACCGTTCTATGCGTGCTCAGTACCTGGACCGGATGGATATTGAACGTGAACGTGGCATCACCATCAAAAGTCAGGCAGTACGCATGCCCTGGGATGTTGACGGTCAAACATATGCCCTGAACATGATTGACACCCCAGGTCACGTTGACTTTACCTACGAGGTTTCACGCTCACTTGCTGCGTGTGAAGGAGCGATTCTTCTCGTTGATGCTGCCCAAGGTATTGAGGCTCAGACTCTCGCGAACTTGTATCTGGCAATGGAAAATGACCTAACGATCATTCCTGTGCTTAACAAGATTGATTTGCCAGCTGCAGACCCAGAAAAATATGCCAAAGAGCTTGCCGATTTGATCGGTGGCAAGCCAGAAGATGTCCTTCGCGTATCCGGTAAAACCGGTATGGGTGTTCCTGAATTGTTAGATCTTGTGGTAGAGAAGATTCCTGCTCCAGTCGGCCAGGCGGAAGCACCTGCTCGAGCAATGATTTTTGACTCGGTGTACGACGCATATCGAGGAGTTATTACCTACGTGCGCGTCATTGACGGCATGTTGAAGCCTCGTCAGCGTATCCAAATGATGAGTACCAAAGCTTCGCATGAGCTGATTGAGATTGGTGTTAGTTCACCAGAGCCTATTCCCTCAGAAGGATTGGGGGTTGGTGAAGTGGGATATCTCATCACTGGTGTGAAAGATGTCCGTCAGTCCAAAGTTGGTGACACTGTTACAGACTTCGTCAAACCAGCTACGGAGCCTCTCCCGGGATATACCGACCCCAAAGCAATGGTGTTCTCAGGTCTGTACCCCATTGATGGCTCGGACTATCCCGTCCTTCGTGAAGCTCTCGACAAGCTCAAACTCTCCGATGCTTCCTTGAATTATGAACCAGAAACCTCTGTTGCCCTCGGGTTTGGTTTTCGATGTGGTTTCTTAGGTCTGTTGCATCTAGAAATCATTACCGAACGTCTCGAACGCGAATTTGGCCTTGATCTCATTGCCACAGCTCCTTCTGTTCCCTACGAGGTCACAACCGAAGATAAAAAGACTGTCACCGTGACAAACCCCAGTGAATACCCTTCGGGAAAGATCATTAAAGTATCTGAACCCTTAGTTCGCGCTGGAATTCTGACTCCCAAGGACTACGTCGGAACAATCATGGAATTGTGTCAAAGCCGTCGTGGAAATCTTCTAGGCATGGAGTACTTCGGTGAAGATCGTGTAGAAATGAAATACGAAATCCCTCTAGGCGAAATCGTCTTTGATTTCTTTGATCACCTCAAGAGCAGAACCCAGGGTTATGCCTCGTTGGACTACGAGGAAGCCGGTGAACAAGATTCGGATCTGGTGAAAGTAGACATTCTGTTGCAAGGTGAACAGGTCGATGCCTTCAGCGCGATTGTCCACAAAGATAAGGCTTATGCCTATGGACTGATGATGACGGAGCGTTTGAAGAAACTCATTCCGCGGCAACAGTTTGAGGTGCCGATTCAGGCTGCTATTGGGGCACGTATCATTGCGCGAGAAACCATTTCTGCTATCCGCAAGGACGTCCTTGCCAAATGCTACGGCGGTGACATTACTCGTAAGCGCAAACTCCTCGAAAAGCAAAAAGAGGGTAAAAAGCGCATGAAAATGGTTGGCCGTGTCGAGGTTCCACAAGAAGCATTCATTGCAGCGTTACAAGGTGATGATGAGGTGAAAAAGAAATGA
- the rpsT gene encoding 30S ribosomal protein S20 codes for MANIKSQIKRIGTNEKAHERNKAVKSEVKTAVRATKTAISAGDKAAAEAALKNASKKLDKAVSKGVLHKNNAANRKSSIAKQVAAL; via the coding sequence GTGGCAAACATTAAGTCGCAAATCAAGCGAATTGGCACCAACGAGAAGGCTCACGAGCGTAACAAGGCAGTGAAGTCTGAAGTGAAGACCGCCGTTCGTGCAACCAAGACCGCTATCAGCGCTGGCGACAAGGCAGCAGCTGAAGCAGCACTAAAGAACGCAAGCAAGAAGCTTGACAAGGCAGTGAGCAAGGGTGTTCTTCACAAGAACAACGCCGCAAACCGCAAGTCATCAATTGCTAAGCAGGTTGCTGCTCTCTAA
- a CDS encoding 16S rRNA (uracil(1498)-N(3))-methyltransferase, which produces MAHFYILESLESASVGSEVVLDGSEGKHAATVSRVRPGEKLTVGNGRGLVLTVEAETVSKDCVQLRVLHVEHKERLQPEIILVQALAKTDRDERAIEAATELGVDTVIPWSASRSISKWDGPKIEKGIARWSAIVREASKQSIRAFIPQVHPPVTSNELAQVLSGADIVVLDPTGDVPLSYFNPTSHQIAIIVGPEGGITETELDTFRNAGATIVTMGNNILRTSTAGPAALAIMNAKLGRC; this is translated from the coding sequence ATGGCACACTTTTACATTCTGGAAAGCCTGGAATCCGCTTCTGTCGGATCCGAAGTAGTTTTAGATGGCTCGGAGGGGAAACATGCTGCCACTGTCTCCCGGGTGCGACCAGGAGAGAAGCTCACTGTAGGCAATGGACGCGGTCTCGTTCTTACAGTCGAAGCTGAAACAGTATCCAAAGACTGCGTTCAACTTCGTGTACTTCACGTTGAACACAAGGAACGCCTTCAACCAGAAATTATTCTTGTCCAAGCGCTAGCCAAAACAGACCGTGATGAACGAGCTATCGAAGCCGCAACAGAGCTGGGTGTTGACACCGTCATCCCGTGGTCTGCCTCACGGAGCATCTCCAAATGGGACGGGCCCAAGATTGAAAAAGGCATTGCCAGGTGGTCAGCAATTGTTCGTGAAGCTAGCAAACAATCCATTCGTGCATTCATTCCACAGGTTCACCCTCCAGTAACCAGTAACGAACTTGCCCAGGTGTTGTCAGGTGCTGACATCGTCGTATTAGATCCGACAGGAGATGTTCCACTGAGTTATTTCAATCCCACATCGCATCAAATAGCGATCATTGTTGGGCCAGAGGGCGGCATCACAGAGACTGAATTGGATACGTTCCGTAATGCAGGTGCCACAATCGTCACGATGGGAAACAATATTCTTCGAACGTCGACCGCAGGACCTGCTGCACTGGCCATCATGAATGCCAAACTAGGGCGCTGTTAA
- the hemW gene encoding radical SAM family heme chaperone HemW, with translation MASQLPDGLAMPLNGALPSTVGVGALGKTMSAYVHIPFCRVRCGYCDFNTYTATELRGVSRASYVEELKKEIALSIDVLQRADVSLRQLHTVFFGGGTPTLLPVSDLADALQALRDSHGIEPEAEITVEANPDTLTAEYVDGLVRAGFTRVSVGMQSAVPHVLSALDRTHNPAAVDQAVSTIQSAGLEASIDLIYGAPGESLADWRRSLEQAISVNTGHISAYALIVEDGTALARKISSGAMDAPDDDLQAEMYELADELLSKAGFQWYEISNWAKSQQQQSQHNLAYWNNQDWWGYGPGAHSAIGGTRFWNVKHPAAYAGRLAEAHSPALSYETPDQQAVTLEQVLLGSRLAAGIPTQGHDPQAISTLIARGLIDGKRAIEGRIVLTLSGRLRADEVVRELLFRSQD, from the coding sequence ATGGCTAGCCAATTGCCAGATGGTCTGGCAATGCCGCTCAATGGGGCATTGCCAAGCACTGTAGGTGTTGGCGCCTTGGGCAAAACGATGAGCGCCTATGTGCACATTCCCTTTTGCCGGGTTCGTTGTGGCTATTGCGATTTCAACACATACACAGCCACTGAGCTCAGAGGCGTTTCACGAGCCTCATATGTTGAGGAACTCAAAAAAGAAATTGCTCTGTCGATAGATGTTCTTCAACGAGCAGATGTCTCACTGAGACAGTTACACACAGTTTTTTTCGGCGGTGGTACACCGACGTTACTTCCTGTTTCTGACCTTGCAGATGCGTTACAAGCTCTTCGTGACAGCCATGGAATTGAACCAGAAGCTGAAATCACGGTTGAAGCCAATCCGGATACCCTCACTGCAGAATATGTCGATGGATTAGTCAGAGCTGGTTTCACACGTGTGAGTGTGGGAATGCAGTCTGCAGTTCCTCACGTACTTTCAGCACTTGATAGGACACACAATCCAGCAGCCGTCGATCAAGCGGTTTCAACTATTCAATCTGCCGGGCTAGAAGCCAGTATCGATTTAATCTACGGAGCTCCGGGAGAGAGCCTGGCAGATTGGCGGAGGTCTCTAGAACAAGCTATCTCTGTGAACACAGGGCATATTTCTGCGTATGCCCTCATCGTCGAAGACGGAACAGCTTTGGCGCGCAAAATTAGTTCCGGTGCAATGGATGCTCCAGATGATGATTTACAAGCAGAAATGTATGAACTAGCTGACGAACTATTGAGCAAAGCTGGATTTCAGTGGTACGAAATTAGCAACTGGGCGAAGTCGCAACAGCAACAGTCGCAACACAACCTTGCCTATTGGAATAATCAAGACTGGTGGGGCTATGGACCTGGTGCGCACTCAGCTATCGGAGGCACACGTTTCTGGAATGTCAAACACCCAGCTGCCTATGCCGGACGTCTTGCCGAAGCTCACAGCCCAGCCTTGTCCTATGAAACTCCCGACCAGCAAGCAGTCACATTGGAACAAGTGTTATTGGGGTCACGATTAGCGGCAGGTATTCCTACTCAAGGACACGATCCTCAAGCCATTTCTACTCTGATTGCTCGGGGTCTCATTGACGGTAAGCGAGCTATAGAGGGCCGAATTGTATTAACACTTTCTGGCCGCCTTCGTGCTGATGAAGTTGTTCGAGAATTACTCTTTCGTTCTCAGGATTGA
- a CDS encoding PhoH family protein encodes MVRLLGPQDRLLTTVEKQYPLVNVHVRGNEIRFSPKIASDEAYKELLAAQDLVRELLTMVRQGHDLAPTDVASGKHIQDVHPHTSPSAVLGEDILSTRGKTLRPKTVGQQEYVRAIEDHTITFGIGPAGTGKTYLAMAKAVQALQRKEVERIILTRPAVEAGERLGFLPGTLTDKIDPYLRPLFDALNEMLDPELVPKLMAVGTIEVAPLAYMRGRTLNNSFIILDEAQNTTPEQMKMFLTRLGFDSKMVITGDITQVDLPSSASGLRLVTGILQDIDDIHFARLTSADVVRHSLVGRIVDAYSEYDEKSLAARHKREQAQEARQ; translated from the coding sequence ATGGTTCGATTGCTGGGGCCTCAAGACCGATTACTCACCACTGTTGAGAAACAGTACCCGCTTGTTAACGTTCACGTTCGAGGTAATGAGATTCGTTTCAGCCCCAAAATCGCTAGTGACGAAGCTTACAAAGAACTACTCGCGGCTCAGGATCTCGTGCGCGAGCTACTGACCATGGTTCGACAAGGACATGATCTTGCCCCGACAGATGTTGCAAGCGGGAAACACATACAGGATGTACACCCGCACACATCGCCATCGGCCGTTTTGGGTGAAGATATTCTCTCCACGCGGGGAAAAACTCTCCGCCCCAAAACTGTTGGTCAGCAGGAATATGTCCGCGCCATCGAAGATCACACCATTACTTTCGGCATTGGCCCAGCCGGAACGGGAAAAACATATCTGGCTATGGCAAAAGCTGTTCAAGCTTTGCAACGCAAAGAAGTCGAACGAATTATTTTGACCCGCCCTGCCGTTGAAGCGGGGGAGCGCTTGGGATTTTTGCCAGGAACTCTCACAGACAAGATAGACCCGTATCTGCGCCCACTTTTCGACGCGCTCAACGAAATGCTCGACCCTGAGCTAGTACCCAAGCTGATGGCCGTAGGCACTATTGAAGTCGCACCACTGGCCTATATGCGAGGTCGTACACTCAACAATTCCTTCATTATTTTGGATGAGGCTCAAAACACCACTCCAGAACAGATGAAAATGTTCCTGACTCGACTGGGTTTTGACTCCAAGATGGTCATCACCGGTGACATCACTCAGGTGGACTTACCAAGTTCTGCAAGCGGATTGAGACTAGTCACGGGAATCCTTCAAGACATCGACGATATCCATTTTGCTCGTCTGACAAGCGCAGATGTTGTTCGTCATTCTCTTGTCGGACGTATCGTTGACGCCTACAGCGAATATGACGAAAAGTCTTTAGCTGCTCGTCATAAGCGCGAACAAGCCCAGGAGGCTCGTCAATGA